TTGGTACTCTGGTCGTTCAGCCTGGCAGGGAATCAGGCCTGCTTTTGTTCGGGGGAGTCGTAGAGGGCTTGTTCGAGCTCGTGCACGGCCTGGGTGTATTGCTCAACGCTGCCGAAGATGCCACGGCGGATCTGGGTTTTGCTGCCGAATTGGTCAAAGGGCGGCAATTCCAGCACCTTGGCGTCTTCAATGTCTTGCACACCGTGGTCGGCGAACTTGTCTAGCAGGGCTTCAAGGACCGCGCGGGCCTGCTCGCCGTATTTACCGAAGACGTCGCGCTTCTTGACGTTGTTGGCCCGCTCGCGGCGGGTAAGGGGTTTCTGGTCGAAAGCAACATGAGCCACCAGGTCAAAAACATCCAGCTCGTTACCGTTTGCTACCGCCTGCTGCAATATTTCCAGCGGCACACCACGCTCGGTCAACTCTGTCAGCACGGCCTGCTTGCGTTCGGCGCTGTTCCAGCGGCGCAGGAAGTCGGTCAGGGAGCCGAATTCTGCTTGCAGCGCCTTTTTGATGTCGTCCTTGAGCAGAACGCGGTAGTCCTCGGTGATGAGCTTGCCGTCGGTATCGAGGTATTGCGAACGCTCCACGGCCAGGCGGACGTTGACGTCGTCGACCACATATTTGACACGACCGGGGCCACCACCGCCTCCACCCATGTCGCTGCCTTCATCATCATCTCCCGGTGCGCCGGGGTCATACGGTGGCGCTTCGGGCTCGGCAACCCCCGGCGGGTTCGGGTCTTCTGGTGGATCAGTGTCAGGGGGGACGACAGGTTCGCCAGGCTTGGGGTCGTAAATCACGACAGGCTCACCGTCAAAGTCCGGGTCGGCGAACAGGCGTGTGGCCCCTTTGAAGTCCATGATGGTGAAGTAAAGCTTGTGGTAGTCCTCACGCAGGCGCGTGCCACGGCCAATGATCTGCTTGAACTCGGTCATCGAGTTGATGTTCTGGTCGAGCACGATGAGCTTGCAGGTCTTGGCATCGACCCCGGTGGTCAGCAGTTTGGAAGTGGTGGCGATGACGGGATAAGACTCGTCGTTGTCGATGAAGTAGGAGAGCTGGTTCTTGCCTTCGTTGTCGTCGCCGGTGATGCGCATCACGTAGCGGCGGTTGCTGGCGGCGGCGGGAATCAGCTTGACCAGCTCTTGTCGCATGCGTTCGGCGTGATCCTGGTCATCGCAAAACACAATGGTCTTGGCCATCGGGTCAGTGGCCTTGAGGTATTCCCAGACCTTGCTGGCGACAAGCCGGGTGCGTTTTTCCAGCACCAGCGTGCGGTCGAAATCCTTGGTGTTGTACTGGCGTTGCTCCACCACTTGGCCATGTTTGTCGAGCTTGCCTTTTTCGGGGGTGTAACCCACGGCATCGACATCGGTGGCGATACGGATGACCTTGTAGGGGGCAAGGAAGCCGTCTTCGATGCCCTGCTTGAGCGAGTAGGTATAGACCGGGTCACCAAAGTAGGTGCTGTTGCTGATTTCTTTGGTTTCCTTGGGCGTGGCGGTCAGGCCCAGGTGGGTTGCACGGTGGAAGTAGTCGAGCACTTCGCGCCAGGCTGAATCGTCTGCGGCACTGCCCCGATGGCATTCATCGACCACAACCAGGTCAAAGAAGTCTGCCGGGAATTGCTTGTAGATCTGCTTCCATTCTTCCTTGCCGGTAACCGCCTGATACAGGGCAAGGTAAATTTCGAAATTCTTTTTGACCTGGCGATTGGTGACTTTGTGCATGACCTCGCCAAAGGGAGCGAAGTCTTGCTGCATGGTTTGATCGACAAGGATGTTGCGGTCAGCCAGAAACAGGATGCGTTTTTTGGCCTTGGCCTTCCACATGCGCCAGATGATCTGGAAGGCGGTGTAGGTTTTGCCGGTGCCGGTGGCCATGACCAGCAGCACGCGCGGCTGAGCTTTGGCAATGGCTTCCACCGCACGGTTGATAGCTACGCGCTGGTAGTAGCGCGGCTCGCGACCGCTGCCGTCGGTGTAGAACGGCTGCTCGATCAGTTTGACCGCTTCAGGTGCCTCCAGCCCTTTCCACTGCTGGTAGATCGGCCAGAGATCATCCAGTGCAGGAAACTCGCTGAGCGGGAGTTCGCGTTCGGCAGGTTGTGTGATGCCAGTACGGTCATGGAGCAGGAAACCATCGCCGTTGCTACTGATGGCAAAGGGGGCATCCAGCATTTCGGCATAGGCCAAGGCCTGCTGCATGCCATGGCCGACCGAAAAGCGCGCCTGTTTGGCCTCGACAACTGCAATCGGGACATTGGGCCGGGCGTACAAAACGAAGTCGGCACGCTTCGGGCCGCCTTTGGCATCGGGATTCTTGATACGTGCGGCAAGCTTGCCCCGCACCATGACGCGACCATCGGTGAGATTCACTTCTTCCCGGAACTGATGCTGCTGCCAGCCGGCCTGCATCATGGCGGGCGTGATGAACTTGGTGCAGATGTCGCGCTCACTGAGCTGGTATTTGTCCATGCAGCCCCCTACTTATGCTCTTTTTTCCTTGTAACCATCTACGAGTTCCCAGTCATCAACCTCAGACTCCCAGAATTTCCATGGCCGCACAATCCGGCATGCACACAAGCTTTTGCACTTCCCCTCCGGCAGATCGCGTCACGGGTAACTCCTAGGTGCCTGGCAACCTGATCTGCAGATACTCAAGAATCAGCAGCCAAAACAGCACTTCGACACAACGCACCAAAATCGCACAAAAACTTATTGCAGAAAGCATGGAATTTATCAGCTTGCATGATTGCAAGCGAGCGACAGATGCCGAAGACATTGAAAATCCCATGCTCTGAGCCAAGCCACAAAAAATCGGATAGCCGCCCTCGCCTTTTTGTCTCCATCGGGATAGGGGCGGCCAGATAACCTGACCGGCCCCTCCCACACCACCCGGCATGCGGGTCCGCACCGGGCGGTTGAAATGGTTGAGGTAGTACGCAGGCAAACCCTCCTGCACACTCCTGGTTTCGCTAATTCGAGTTCGGCAAGATTGGTTGTCTCGCTGCCAGACCATTGAGGGCTTCACCCTCACCGGATGTATGGCGAGCTTCAGGTTAGTGAACATCTGAGACTCCCCGCTCTCGATAACTCGGTAGCTACACCTCCCATTCCTTCGGCCCTTCACCCCAAGATGGCAGCTACTATGGCCTCTGCTGACTTCTCGCTCCGTGTCACCACGTCGCCCTTTCAGGCACAAGGCGAGATCTCCCCAGGTAAGAACGCACTCCTTCTCTGCACAACCGCCGGATTTACGCCACTTCGCCTTGATCACAAGAGCTTCGCGGTCATTGGCCCGCTCGCCCTGCTCAGCAACGCCTTCTATCCGGTTCTTGTTCATCAGCTCGCAGTTTATGCTCCACGCTTCCTTCCCACACTCGGTCGCCCTCATGCAGTTGCGCTTCACTTCGTTCGTCGTGATCAACTTACGGCGGGACTTGCACCCGCAGGAGTGCGCCCATGCTGAGCGCACCAACAAAAAACAGCGCCCAAAAGCGCCGTTTTTGATTACTACCAGCCAACCTGCCCGGCTTAGCCCACCCAGCGCCGCGCGTTGCGGAACATGCGTAGCCACGGGGAGTCGCCTTCGCCGGCTTGCCATTCCTGCGGTGCCCAGGACATCTGGACGGTGCGGAAGACGCGCTCGGGGTGCGGCATCATGATCGTGAACCGGCCGTCGGCGGTGGTTACGCCGGTGAGGCCGCCCTTGGAGCCGTTGGGGTTGTAGGGGTAAGACTCGGTGACTTCGCCCTTGTTGTCGACATAGCGCAGCGAACGCAGGACCTTGGCTTCGTCGTCGGCGTTGTCGAACACCGCGCGGCCTTCGCCGTGCGAGACGACGATGGGCAGCAGCGAGCCTTCCATGCCGTTGAAGAACAGCGACGGCGAATCGGTGACTTCGGTCATCACAAAGCGGGCTTCAAACTGCTCGACCTTGTTGCGGCGGAAGGCCGGCCAGTGTTCGGCGCCGGGAATGATGGACTTGAGCGCGCTCATCATCTGGCAGCCGTTGCACACGCCCAGCGCAAAGGTGTCCTGGCGGTTGAAGAAGGCAGCGAACTCGTCGCGGCAGCCTTCGTGCATCAGGATGGTCTTGGCCCAACCCTGACCGGCGCCGAGCACGTCGCCGTAGGAGAAGCCGCCGCAGGCGACAAGGCCCTTGAAGTCCTTGAGGCTGACGCGGCCGGCCAGAATGTCGCTCATATGCACGTCGACCGTGGCAAAGCCGGCGCGGTCGAAGGCGGCAGCCATTTCGTAATGGCTATTGACGCCCTGCTCGCGCAGGATGGCCATGCGCGGCTTGGCACCGAGCTGCAGGTAGACCTTGGTGAAGTCGTCCTGCGGGTCGAAGGTAACCTTGGGCGACAGGCCGGGGTCGCTGGTGTCGAGAATGCGGTCGTATTCCTGGCGGGCGCAGCTCGGGTTGTCGCGCAGGGTCTGCATCTGGTAGCTGGTCTCGGACCAGGCGCGTTGCAGGTCGACGCGGCTTTCGCGCAGCAGCTTCTTGGCGTTGCGGATGACGCGGATTTCGTCGCTCTGGTTGGGGTAGCCGACGAAGTGGTACGGCAGCCCGGCGTCGCGCAGTTGCTGGGTGACGCTGGTACGGTCTTCGCGCTTGACCTGGATCAGCGCGCCGACTTCTTCGTTGAACAGCGCACGGACGACGTTTTCGAAGTCACGGCCAGCCATCAGGTCGGGGCGCTTTTCGGCGCCATCGACGTCGAGCGCCTGGGCGTCGAAGCAGATACCGTCGAGGTCCAGCGTCACACCGCAGCGGCTGGCAAAGGCCATTTCGGCGGCAGCAGCAAACAGGCCGCCGTCGGAACGGTCGTGATAAGCCTGGATCAGGCCGGCGCGGTTGAGGTTCTGGACGGTGTTGAAGAGCGCCTTGAGTTGCTGCGGTTCATCGACATCCGGGGCGTCGCTGCCGGTGGCGTTATACACCTGCGCCAGGCAGGAACCACCGAGGCGCTTTTTACCGAGGTCGATCAGGATCAGGTCGCTGTCGCCGCAATCGCGGTTGAGCACCGGGGTCAGCGTCTTGCGCACGTCGTCGACGGCGGAGAAGGCGGTGATGATCAGCGACAGTGGCGAAACCACCTGCTTCTTCTCGACGCCGCTTTCTGTTACCTCATCCCAGGCGGTACGCATCGACAGCGAATCCTTGCCGACCGGGATCGACACGCCAACCTGCTTGCACAGCTGCGAAATGCCTTCGACGGTGGCGTACAGGCGGGCATCTTCGCCCGGCACGCCGCACGGGGCCATCCAGTTGGCGGAGAGCTTGACCTTGGAGAGGTCGCCGACATCGGCAGCGGCCAGGTTGGTCAGCGATTCAGCAATTGCCATGCGGCCGGAAGCCGGGGCGTCGAGCACGGCGACCGGAGTACGCTCGCCCATCGCGAAGGCTTCGCCGAGGTAGCCCTGGTAACCCATGGTGGTCACCGCCACGTCGGCCACCGGCACCTGCCACGGACCGACCATCTGGTCGCGCGCGGTCATGCCGCCGACCGAGCGGTCGCCGATGGAGATCAGGAAAGTCTTGTCGGCAATCGCCGGCAGCTTCATCAGGCGGTAGGCGGCGTCCTTCAGTTCCAGCGATACCGCATCGAACGGGACAAAGCTCGACGGCTGGCTGCTCACGTCGCGGGTCATGCGCGGCGGCTTGCCAAGCAGCGCTTCCATTTCCATATCGACCGGGTTGACGCCGAAATGCGCGTCGGTCACGGTCAGGTGACCGTCGCCGGTGGCTTCGCCAACCACGGCAAACGGGCAGCGCTCACGCTCGCACATGGCCTGGAATTCGGCGATGCGGGCCGGCGGGATCGCCAGCACGTAACGTTCCTGCGATTCGTTGGACCAGATTTCGGCCGGCGACATGCCCGGTTCCAGAATCGGCACCTTGCGCAGATCGAACTTGGCGCCGACGCCGCCCGAGTGGGCGAGTTCCGGCAGGGCGTTGGAGACGCCACCGGCGCCGACGTCATGCACGGAGAGAATCGGGTTGTCCTTGCCCATCTGCCAGCAGCGGTCGATCACCTCTTGGGCGCGGCGCTGGATTTCCGGGTTGCCGCGCTGGACGGAGGCGAAGTCGAGGTCTTCGGCATTGACGCCGGCCGTCATCGACGAAGCGGCACCGCCGCCCAGACCGATCAGCATGCCGGGGCCGCCCAGCTGCACGAACAGCGTGCCGACCGGGAAGGTTTCTTCCTTGAACGACTGCTCGGCCTGGATCGAGCCCAGACCACCGGCGATCATGATCGGCTTGTGGTAGCCACGGACCATGCCAGCCACGTCCTGCTCATAGGTGCGGAAATAGCCGGTCAGGTTGGGGCGGCCGAATTCGTTGTTGAACGCAGCGGCGCCAATCGGGCCTTCGATCATGATGTCGAGCGCCGAGGCGATGCGCGACGGGCGGCCGTAGGCCTTTTCCCACGGTTGCGGCGCATCCGGGATGTTCAGGTTGGAGACCGAGAAGCCGCACAGGCCGGCCTTGGGCTTGGAGCCCTTGCCGGTCGCGCCTTCGTCGCGAATCTCGCCGCCGGAGCCGGTCGAGGCGCCGGGGAACGGGGAAATCGCGGTCGGGTGGTTGTGGGTCTCGACCTTGGTCAGGATGTGGGTCAGCTCTTCCTTGTAGGAATAGCCACGGTCGGCATCCGGGTAGAAACGGTTGATCGTCGCGCCCTCGATGATCGACGCGTTGTCGGCATAGGCCATCACCGTGCCCTGCGGGTGGGCGGCATGGGTTTCGCGGATCATCCCGAACAGGGTCTTGTCCTTCTGCTCGCCGTCGATCACCCACGAGGCGTTGAAAATCTTGTGGCGGCAGTGTTCAGAGTTGGCCTGCGCGAACATCATCAGTTCAACGTCGGTCGGGTTGCGGCCGGCCTTGCTGAAGATGTCAAGCAGGTAGTCGATTTCGTCGTCGGACAGCGCCAGGCCCAGCGTGCCGTTGGCCTCAACCAGCGCCGGTTTGCCGCCGCCCAGCACATCCACGGTCGACAGCGGCTTGGGGGCAAAATGGCGGAACAGTTCGCCGGCTTCGGCGAAACCGGCGAGTACCGATTCGGTCATCCGGTCGTGCAGCAGGCCGGCCACGATCTTCTGCTCGTCGGCGCTCAGCGCACGGCCGCCCTTGACCACGACGTGGTAGGCAACGACGCGCTCGATGCGCTCGATGGCCGGCTCCAGATCGCAGTTGAAAGCAATGTCGGTGGCCTTGGACGACCACGGCGAAATGGTGCCGATGCGCGGCGCGACCAGGAACAACTGGCCCTTGTCCTCGCCGGCCGGCTGCTCTTCCAGCAGTTGCGCCAGCTTGGCGCGCTCGTCGGCGGTCAGCGGGCGCTTTTGCGCAACGACGTGCCAGTAATCGGCGGCGACCGACTCGATGTCGGAGACGGCAGCGGTCAGGCGGGCTTGCAGGCGTTGCAGACGGAAAGCGGAAAGAGCGGTATCGCCCTTGAGGCAAAGGATGTCGGCCATGAGGAGAAATCAGGGGGTTTTCGCGAAAGGCGGGATTATAACCGAGCCCCGCCCCGCCCGCCGCGCAAACTGGCCGGAAAACCACGGCACGGCGACCACGCGCGCCCTGTTGCGACGCCACGGCACGCTGACCGCGCGGCCAAGTTGTAGTAGCCTTGCCCCCTTTCCTGAATTCGACATCGGTCTCGCGCATGACGCGTGGATTACAGCGCGCCACTTTCAATCGCGCCGACCTCGTTCGCATCCTTTCTGAAACCGTAAGCAATCCCATTGATTTCAAATACGATTTCGGCGAACGACTCGGGCAATGGCTGGATTTCACTGACGCTCTCAACCTTTCCTCGGTGCTCAACGGCAGAACCGGGGCGACGACTTGCGCCCTCGCCCACCCGGCCGCCACCGAGTTGCAAGCGCAACTGGCGCGAGCGCGCAAGCAATTGAGCAAGGCGATTACCCACGACGGCGTTTTCGGCAACGACAGCGGCCGCCACCGCTTTCCAACGCCCCTGCCCGAAGCCAGCGCCGAGAGCGCCGCCGACTTTTCGCCCTACCACCGCTATTACCTGGCACAGCAGCGGGAACTGGCGGCCACCCTCGGCGCCCTGCGCAACCAGGCACGCAAAGCACTGGCCAGCGGCAACGCCGGGCAGCAGCAACTGGCCGAACTCGACGCTGCCTTTGAAAAATCGCTGCAGGCCCGCGAACGCAACCTGCTCGCCAATATCCCGATCCTGCTCGCCAAGCGTTTCGCGCAGCGCTACCAGGAACACCGCGCCCGCCTCGTCGATGGCAGCGACAACCCCGCCACCTGGAGCGCCGCCGGCAGCTGGCTGCACGCCTTCTGCCAGGACACCCGGGCGGTGCTATTGGCCGAACTCGACCTGCGCCTCAAACCCATCACCGGACTGATCGCCGCGCTCGGCCCCGGCGAAGCCAACCCGAACCCCGCACCATGAACCGCAACTACGCCCTTTCCGCTTTTGTTCTCGGCCTGCTGGCCGCACTCTGGGTCGCAGCCGGCTATCTCGGCGGCAGCCTGCTGGCGCTGGCGGTCACGCTGGTGATTCTCGCCGTCTATCTGGCCGGCGCCCTCGAAATGCGCCGCTTCCAGCGCCAGACCGAGGGTCTGGCGACGGCGCTGGAAAACATTCCGGACGATCTCGGCCACCTCGGCGAATGGCTGCAGCAGGTGCCGGCGGCACTGCGCAATACGGTCCGCCTGCGCATCGAGGGCGAGCGGGTGGCGCTACCTGGCCCGCACCTGGCGCCCTATCTGGTCGGCCTGCTGGTCCTGCTCGGCATGCTCGGCACCTTTCTCGGCATGGTGGTCACGCTCAATGGCGCGGTCCTGGCGCTGGAAAGCACCACCGACCTGCAGACCATCCGCGCCGCGCTGGCGGCGCCGGTCAAGGGCCTGGGCGTCGCCTTCGGCACCTCGGTCGCCGGGGTCGCCACCTCGGCCATGCTCGGCCTGATTTCGGCGCTGTGCCGGCGCGACCGGCAGAAAGTCGGGCAACTGCTCGACAGCCGCATTGCCGGCGTCCTGCGCGACTTTTCGCTGACTCATCAGCGCCAGGAAACCTTCAAGGCGCTGCAGGCTCAGTCGCAATCGCTGCCGGAACTGGTCGGCAAGC
This genomic window from Dechloromonas sp. ZY10 contains:
- the hsdR gene encoding EcoAI/FtnUII family type I restriction enzme subunit R, yielding MDKYQLSERDICTKFITPAMMQAGWQQHQFREEVNLTDGRVMVRGKLAARIKNPDAKGGPKRADFVLYARPNVPIAVVEAKQARFSVGHGMQQALAYAEMLDAPFAISSNGDGFLLHDRTGITQPAERELPLSEFPALDDLWPIYQQWKGLEAPEAVKLIEQPFYTDGSGREPRYYQRVAINRAVEAIAKAQPRVLLVMATGTGKTYTAFQIIWRMWKAKAKKRILFLADRNILVDQTMQQDFAPFGEVMHKVTNRQVKKNFEIYLALYQAVTGKEEWKQIYKQFPADFFDLVVVDECHRGSAADDSAWREVLDYFHRATHLGLTATPKETKEISNSTYFGDPVYTYSLKQGIEDGFLAPYKVIRIATDVDAVGYTPEKGKLDKHGQVVEQRQYNTKDFDRTLVLEKRTRLVASKVWEYLKATDPMAKTIVFCDDQDHAERMRQELVKLIPAAASNRRYVMRITGDDNEGKNQLSYFIDNDESYPVIATTSKLLTTGVDAKTCKLIVLDQNINSMTEFKQIIGRGTRLREDYHKLYFTIMDFKGATRLFADPDFDGEPVVIYDPKPGEPVVPPDTDPPEDPNPPGVAEPEAPPYDPGAPGDDDEGSDMGGGGGGPGRVKYVVDDVNVRLAVERSQYLDTDGKLITEDYRVLLKDDIKKALQAEFGSLTDFLRRWNSAERKQAVLTELTERGVPLEILQQAVANGNELDVFDLVAHVAFDQKPLTRRERANNVKKRDVFGKYGEQARAVLEALLDKFADHGVQDIEDAKVLELPPFDQFGSKTQIRRGIFGSVEQYTQAVHELEQALYDSPEQKQA
- the purL gene encoding phosphoribosylformylglycinamidine synthase; translated protein: MADILCLKGDTALSAFRLQRLQARLTAAVSDIESVAADYWHVVAQKRPLTADERAKLAQLLEEQPAGEDKGQLFLVAPRIGTISPWSSKATDIAFNCDLEPAIERIERVVAYHVVVKGGRALSADEQKIVAGLLHDRMTESVLAGFAEAGELFRHFAPKPLSTVDVLGGGKPALVEANGTLGLALSDDEIDYLLDIFSKAGRNPTDVELMMFAQANSEHCRHKIFNASWVIDGEQKDKTLFGMIRETHAAHPQGTVMAYADNASIIEGATINRFYPDADRGYSYKEELTHILTKVETHNHPTAISPFPGASTGSGGEIRDEGATGKGSKPKAGLCGFSVSNLNIPDAPQPWEKAYGRPSRIASALDIMIEGPIGAAAFNNEFGRPNLTGYFRTYEQDVAGMVRGYHKPIMIAGGLGSIQAEQSFKEETFPVGTLFVQLGGPGMLIGLGGGAASSMTAGVNAEDLDFASVQRGNPEIQRRAQEVIDRCWQMGKDNPILSVHDVGAGGVSNALPELAHSGGVGAKFDLRKVPILEPGMSPAEIWSNESQERYVLAIPPARIAEFQAMCERERCPFAVVGEATGDGHLTVTDAHFGVNPVDMEMEALLGKPPRMTRDVSSQPSSFVPFDAVSLELKDAAYRLMKLPAIADKTFLISIGDRSVGGMTARDQMVGPWQVPVADVAVTTMGYQGYLGEAFAMGERTPVAVLDAPASGRMAIAESLTNLAAADVGDLSKVKLSANWMAPCGVPGEDARLYATVEGISQLCKQVGVSIPVGKDSLSMRTAWDEVTESGVEKKQVVSPLSLIITAFSAVDDVRKTLTPVLNRDCGDSDLILIDLGKKRLGGSCLAQVYNATGSDAPDVDEPQQLKALFNTVQNLNRAGLIQAYHDRSDGGLFAAAAEMAFASRCGVTLDLDGICFDAQALDVDGAEKRPDLMAGRDFENVVRALFNEEVGALIQVKREDRTSVTQQLRDAGLPYHFVGYPNQSDEIRVIRNAKKLLRESRVDLQRAWSETSYQMQTLRDNPSCARQEYDRILDTSDPGLSPKVTFDPQDDFTKVYLQLGAKPRMAILREQGVNSHYEMAAAFDRAGFATVDVHMSDILAGRVSLKDFKGLVACGGFSYGDVLGAGQGWAKTILMHEGCRDEFAAFFNRQDTFALGVCNGCQMMSALKSIIPGAEHWPAFRRNKVEQFEARFVMTEVTDSPSLFFNGMEGSLLPIVVSHGEGRAVFDNADDEAKVLRSLRYVDNKGEVTESYPYNPNGSKGGLTGVTTADGRFTIMMPHPERVFRTVQMSWAPQEWQAGEGDSPWLRMFRNARRWVG
- a CDS encoding DUF3348 domain-containing protein, giving the protein MTRGLQRATFNRADLVRILSETVSNPIDFKYDFGERLGQWLDFTDALNLSSVLNGRTGATTCALAHPAATELQAQLARARKQLSKAITHDGVFGNDSGRHRFPTPLPEASAESAADFSPYHRYYLAQQRELAATLGALRNQARKALASGNAGQQQLAELDAAFEKSLQARERNLLANIPILLAKRFAQRYQEHRARLVDGSDNPATWSAAGSWLHAFCQDTRAVLLAELDLRLKPITGLIAALGPGEANPNPAP